The window CAGTTCGGCGCGGAAGGCATCGGGCTGTGCCGCACCGAGCATATGTTCTTCGAGGCAAGCCGCATCAGCGCGGTGCGCCAGATGATCCTCGCCGATGACGAGGCCGGCCGCCGCCGCGCGCTCGAAAAGCTGCTGCCCGAACAGCGCGCCGATTTCACCGCGATCTTCGAGGTGATGGCGGGTCTGCCTTGTACAATCCGTCTGCTCGATCCGCCGCTCCACGAATTCCTGCCCCATGCGGACGAGGAATTCGCCGAACTGGCCGATGCCACCGGCCTCGGAGTCGATCACTTAAAGCGCCGTGCGGGTGAACTGCATGAATTCAACCCGATGCTCGGCCACCGCGGCTGCCGCCTCGGCATAACCTTCCCCGAAATCTACGAGATGCAGGCGCGCGCGATCTTCGAGGCCGCCTGTGCGGTGAAGACCGCGAGCGGCGAGGCGCCGCTGCCTGAGATCATGATCCCGCTGGTCGCCACCAAGCGTGAGTTGGCGCTGCTGCGCGCGCTGGTCGAGCGCACGGCGGACGCGGTGTTCCTCGAAACCGGCGTGCGGGTCGATTATCTCGTGGGCACCATGATCGAACTGCCGCGCGCCGCGCTGATGGCGGGCGAGATTGCCGAAGAGGGCGCGTTCTTCTCCTTCGGCACCAATGATTTGACGCAGACCACCATCGGCGTCAGCCGCGACGATGCTGCGCGCTTCCTCTCGGTCTATGTCGACAAAGGCATCTTCCCGCGCGATCCGTTTGTCAGCCTGGATATCGAGGGCGTTGGCCAGCTTGTCGAACTGGCGGCAGAGCGCGGGCGGGCGACCCGACCCGACATCAAGCTCGGCATCTGCGGCGAGCATGGCGGCGATCCGGCGAGCATCGCCTTCTGCGAGAGCGTCGGCCTCGATTACGTCAGCGCCTCGCCCTACCGCGTGCCGATCGCGCGGCTTGCAGCGGCCCAGGCAGCGCTGGCGCGGGGCTAGGTTCCCGCGAGCGATCGCCGCCCGGTCAGGGTGACGATCTCGAAGCTCTCGGAAACCTTGCCATCCGCGTCGGCGTGCGCGGAAAAGGCGGCGCGGGCGCGGGCGAGGGCCGCTTTTCCCAGCGGCGCGGCGGGTTTGGCAAGGGCATTGCCGAGGCCCTGATCGCGCAGGTCGGCAATCAGCCGGTCGAGTGAGGAATAACGCACCGTCAGGTGGTGCGTGTCGACCACAGGGTCTTTCCAGCCTGCGCGCTGGAGCAGTGCGGGCGCGGCGCGCGGATCGACCAAGGGGTGGATGCGCGCTGCCGGACGATCAGGCTCGGCGGCGAACATCGTGGCGCGCAGGGCAGGCAGGCTTTGGCCGCCAATGAAATGGGCGATCACCAGCCCGGCAGGCGCGAGCGCATTGCGCGTGTGGATCAGCGCGCCGGGCAGATCATTGATTGCATCGAGCAGGCCCGCAACGACGATGAGATCAAGGCCTGTGATGGGCCAGGGCTGCTCGGGATCGAGGGTTTCCGGTGTTTCGACCTCGGCCCCTGTGGCGGCAAGTTGGCGGGCAAGATCGCCGGTCCAGTCGCCAAGCACCAGCGCACGGCCCGGTGCATGGCGCAGGAAGGCGAGCCGTTCGAGAGTATCCTCGATCCAGTCGTCGGCAAGAAAGCGCGCGGCATCTGCTTGTCCGAGCCGGCTGCACGCACGGACAAAGCGCGCCTCGCGGCGGCGCGCTGCAAAGATCGTCGGGATAGCCGGGGTGTTCATCCGCGACGCCCTGCCGCGCTTGCCAGCCGAGTGCAAGCCATGCGACACTCGAGCGCTATGGCAGTGGTCGCACACTTGAGCCGCGGCATGAAGCCGCTGGTGGATCTTGTCTATCCGCCCCGCTGTCCGCTGTGCGGCTCGGCGCTGGCAGATCAGGGCGGGCTTTGCGCCGATTGCTGGAGCGAGATCGACATTCCCGGCGAAGGCGGCTGCGATGCGCTGGCTTCATGGCCCGATCTTGGCCAGAGCGTGCCTGTCCATGCGGCGACGTTCTACAATGATGCCTCGCGCAGGCTGGTGCTGGATTTCAAGCATGGTCGCAGGATTGCGCTGTCAGCCCTGCTGGCGCGCCTGATCGCGGCGCGGCTTCCTGCTGCGGCGAGCGGCGCACAGCCTTTGCTCGTTCCCGTGCCGCTGCATCGCTGGCGCCTGTGGCATCGCGGTTTCAATCAGGCAGCGCTGCTGGCGGGCGAGCTGGCGAAACTTGGCAGGGGTGAGGCGCTGGTGGACGGGCTGATCCGGAGGAAACGCACGCCGAGCCTCGGCGGGCTGGGGCGCGCGGCGCGCGAGCGGGCGCTGGCAGGCGCGATCGTGATCAATCCGCGCAAGGCGGGTCTGATTGCGGGCCGTGATGTGGTGCTGGTCGATGATGTCTTCACCAGCGGTGCGACCTCTCACGCCTGCCTCGCTGCACTCGCCGCTGCGGGTGCGCGCAGCCTGAGCGTAGCGAGCTTTGCGCGGGTGGATGATGCTGTGCCGGGGCGGGGCGGCTGAAAAACGAAACGCCCGGAGCCTTGTGAGCTCCGGGCGCCGCGTGACGAAACGGTGTGGATCCGCTCTTTCGAGCCAGAATGGCCACCCCCTAGCTTGGCCATCCGGGATCCTGTCCCTTATCGTTCAACCGGTCGCACTGGCACCCCGCTGCCAGTCTGCGGTCCGGTCACCCCCTGAACCTGGCATCAGATGATGCCGGTATTCGGTGGAGAACCATCTTGCGACAATTCCTGAGCGCCTTGTTCCATCCCGCCTGTTCATTCGGAAGGGCTAACCTTGCCTGCCGACATTTTTTGCAACCTGCTGTTGTGATCGTGCAACAATCCGCGCATGAGCAGCCCGTTTTCGGCATGATGACGAGCGGACAATCCAGATGGCTGATCCCCAATTGACTCCCGAGGAGCAGGAAAATGGCTCTGTCTTTGCGCCCAAATTTGATGCTTCGGGATTGCTGACGGCAGTTGTTGTCGACGCGCTCACGGGCGGCGTGCTGGTGGTCGCGCATATGAACCGCGAAGCGCTCGATGCGACGTTGGAGAGCGGACGGGTGCATTTCTGGTCCCGTTCGCGCGGGAAGCTGTGGCTGAAGGGAGAGACCTCGGGGCATTTTCTCGAGGTGGCAGAGGTCCTGGTCGATTGCGATCAGGATGCGCTGGTGATTCGGGCAACGCCTGCCGGTCCGACCTGCCATACGGGCGCACAGAGTTGCTTTTATCGCAGGCTCGAGGTCGGCGAGGGCGCGCGTGCTCTCGTAAAGGTCAAGACTTGACGCTCACGTAAAGGGAAGGTATCTGGTGCGGCATGGCTACCGCACCTGCACCTTCCGCGTCCGCGCATAACCCCGAGGCAGAACCGCGTCGCAATGGCGCGCATCTCGACCGGCCCGATATCCACGCGCGCGAACAGTTCACCATCTCGGATCTCACCAGCGAATTCGGCTGCACTGCCCGTGCGCTGCGCTTCTACGAGGACGAGGGGCTGATCAGTCCGGCCCGTGTCGGGCTGACCCGCGTCTATTCCAAGCGCGACCGTGCGCGGCTCGCATGGATCATGCGCGCCAAGAACGTGGGCTTCAGCCTCACCGAAATCCGCGAAATGATCGACCTATACGATCTGGACGATGGCCGCGTCGAACAGCGCCGCGTCACGGTCGAGAAGTGCCGTGCGCATATCGCCAAGCTCAAGGCCCAGCGCGACGACATCGACAGTTCGATCAACGAACTCACCGATTTTGTCGCCGAGATCGAAAAGCTCGATCTGCGCTGAGCTGTAGCCACCCCCGCTTTCAAACGACCACCATCACCAAAGGGATCCAGTGATGCCGACTTATACCGCGCCCACCCGCGACACGCGTTTCATCGTCAACGAGGTGCTCGACCTTGCCAGCTACGGCAATCTGCCGGGCTTCGAGAATGCCACGCCCGACATGATCGACACCGTGATCAACGAGGCCGGGAAGTTCTGTGCTGAGGTGCTTGCACCGGTCAATCAGGCGGGTGACGAGCATGGCTGCACCCGTCACGAAGACGGCAGCGTCACCACCCCTCCGGGTTTCAAGGAAGCCTATCAGGCCTTTGTCGAGAATGGCTGGGGCACGCTCGGCCAGCCGGTGGAATTCGGCGGGCAGGGGCTTCCCCATGTGCTGAGCTTTGCCTTCGAGGAATTCTCCGGCACCGCCAACCAGGCTTTCGCGATGTATCCCGGTCTCACCGCCGGTGCGATCTCGGCAATTCTCGCCAAGGGCTCGGACGAGCAGAAGGCGACCTTCGTGCCCAAGATGATCTCGGGCGAATGGTCGGGCACGATGAACCTGACCGAGCCGCATTGCGGCACCGACCTCGGCATGATCCGCACCAAGGCTGTGCCCAACGGCGATGGCACCTATGCGATCACCGGCACCAAGATCTTCATCTCGGCCGGCGAGCATGACCTCACCAGCAACATCATCCATCTGGTGCTGGCCAAGACCCCGGACGCGCCCGACAGCGTGAAGGGCATCTCGCTGTTCATCGTTCCGAAGTTCATCCTCGATGAAAACGGCGAACCGGGCGTGCGCAACGGAGTGACCTGCGGTTCGATCGAAAAGAAGATGGGCATCCACGGCAACGCCACCTGTCTCCTCAACTATGACGGCGCGACGGGCTACATGGTGGGCGAGGAGAACAAGGGGCTCGCGGCCATGTTCATCATGATGAACGCTGCCCGCCTCGGGGTCGGCATCCAGGGCTATGCCCAGGCCGAAGTCGCCTATCAGAACGCCGTCAACTACGCGCTCGATCGCCGCCAGGGCCGCGCGCTCACCGGCCCGGCCGATCCCGCAGCCAAGGCCGATCCGATCTTCGTCCACCCCGATGTGCGCCGGATGCTGATGGACGCCAAGGTGTTCACCGAGAGCATGCGCGCCCTGTGCCTGTGGGGCGCGCTCCAGGTCGATCTGACCCACAAGGCGCAGACTCCCGAGGAGCGCGAGGCTGCCGATATGCTGATCGGGCTGATGACCCCGGTCATCAAGGGATATGGCACCGACAAGGGCTATGACATCGCCAACAACATGCAGCAGGTGTTCGGCGGCCATGGCTATGTGCGCGAATGGGGCATGGAGCAGTTCGTCCGCGATAGCCGCATCGCGATGATCTACGAAGGCGCCAACGGGGTGCAGGCCATGGACCTGTGCGGCCGCAAGCTCGCCATGAACGGCGGCAAGGCGATCCAGGCCTTCTTTGCCATGATCGACGAGGAAATCGCCGCCGCCAAGCAGGTGCCGGAACTGGCTGGTGTGGCGGAACGCCTCGAAAAGGCGCTTGGCGAGCAGAAGGCCGCAACCATGTGGTTCATGCAGAACGCCATGGCCAACCCCAATCACCTGGGCGCCGGCGCACATCACTACATGCACATCATGGGCATCGTGACGCTCGGCTTCTTCTGGCTGAAGATGGCCAAGGTGGCGCTCGCCAAGCTCGCGGGCACGCCGGAGGACAAGGCGTTCTACGAGGCGAAGCTGGTCTCGGCCAATTACTATGCCGAACGCTTCCTGCCCGATGCGGGCGCGCTGCGGCGCAAGCTCGAAGCGGGCAGCGAATACATGATGAAGCTGCCGGCCGAGGCCTTTGCCACCGCCGCCTGATCGTCTCCTTGCGAATTTTTGCGGGCACTTTTGCAGGGCCGCCATGTTAAGGCATGGCGGCCCTTGTTCATTCGGGACGGTGTGGGGAGCGTGGTGACATGATGATGCGGCGGTTGTGGCTGTCGGTTGCGGCAGGGGTTTTACTGCTGGCGGGCGCTGCCGTGTTGCTGCTCGCGCCGGACGATGCGCCGCTGGTCGAGGCGCCTTCGGCCGCTCGTTTCGTCTTTACCGGATGGGATGGCCCGGATCTGCCAGTCTATTACCAGCTGCCCGATAAGGTCACCGCCGAGACCCCTGTGGTTTTCGTGATGCACGGCGTCAATCGTGATGCGGATCGTTACCGCGACGAATGGGCCGCGCTCGCCAGACGCCACCGCTTCATCGCTATCGTCCCGCAGTTCAGCCGCGCCGATTTCCCCGGCTCGCGCGGCTACAACACCGGCTATTTCAGCGAGGAGGACGGCAGCCCGCGTCCACGAAGCCTATGGTCATTCGCGGCGATCGAGCCGCTTTTCGACGATGTCCGCAAGCGTTTCGGCACAGGCACCGCGCGCTATAGTATCTACGGCCATTCCGCTGGCGCGCAGTTCGTGCACCGTTTTGTGCTGTTCATGCCCGAAGCACGGATCAACAAGGCCGTCGCTGCCAATGCGGGCTGGTACACCATGCCTGATCGCTCCATGGGGTTTCCCTATGGCCTTGCGGAAACCCCGGTCGATGATGCGGCACTGGGAGCCGCGCTTGGCAAGCCGCTCACGGTGCTGCTCGGCACAGCGGATACCGACCGCGATGATCCCGACCTGCGGAAGACCCCCGAGGCTGATGCGCAGGGGCTCACCCGCTTTTCCCGCGGGCAGACGTTCTTTGCGCGTGGAAAGGCCGCGGCGAGCGAGATCGGGACGCCCTTTGGATGGACGCTGGTCACAGTGCCCGGCATTGGCCACAGCAACGCGGGCATGGCCGAAGCCGCCGCCGCGTTGCTCGCCAAACCTTGATCCCTATTTCTTCGCCGCTTCCTCGGCCAGGACATAGAGGTAGTCGACGTAAGCCATGGTCACTTCGTCGAGGCCGTAGACCTTGGGGTCGCTGCTCTCGATCAGGAACCATTCGTTGGGCGCATGGGCACCGCCGCCACGACCAAGCCCGAATTGCGAGGCGGGCAGGTTCAGCGGCGGACCGTTGAAGATCACCCCCGGCCAGCTTCCCGCGTTGCGCGGGCGGATGGTGTAGGGGATACCCTGAGCATCGAAGAGTTTCTTTTGCGCGCGGATCAGGGCCGAATCCTCGGCCGTCTCGTTGGGACCATAACCGCCAGAGACGGTGACGCGCACATCATCGAAACCGCGGCGCGCAAGGTGGGCCTGCAATTTGCTGACCGCTTCGGCCTTGGTCATGTTCGGCACAAGACGGAATTCGAGCTTCGCCTCCGCGCGCCCCGGAAGCACGGTCTTGCCGCCTTCGCCAGTATATCCTGCAACCAGACCCTGAATGTTGACCGTTGGCTGCGAGAAGAAGCGTTCGAGGCTGGTGGTGTAATCCTCGTCATTGATCCAGCGTCCGACACCCAGCAGCGCCTTCTCGCCCGCTTCCGCCCCCGGCTTTACGCTCTGGGCGATCAGTTCCTTCTGGCGCGGGCTGAGGGGCTGGACGTTCTCGAACCAGCCATCGATAGTCGGCGTATGCCCGTCATCGGCCACCAGCGTATCGAGCGCCTTGACGAGCCGCCAGGCCGGGCTTTCGATGCGGGCATGGTTTGAAGAGTGGATGTCGGTCTTGGGATATTTGTCCGAGGTCTCGCCGCCCACCAACAGCTGGAATTCGACCGCTCCCTTGGCTCCCAGGGTGATCCCGGCGCTGCCGTCACGGTTCTGGTTGGCGGCAGGGATGAACACGCCGATTGCCTTCGAGAGCGCGGCCTGCACTTCGGGCACCGCGACCACCTGATCGAAGTGGGTTGAGGCGACCTCCTCCTCGCCCTCGGCCACCAGCACGAGGTTGACCGGGAGCTTGCGTCCGCTCGCCTGGATCGCCTTGACCGCAGCGAGAAAGGCCATTTCAGGGCCTTTCTGGTTCACCATTCCGCGTCCGACGATGGCCGTGCCTTCACCCGGGCGATCCACCAGCGTCGCGGTGAGTGGCGGGGTGTTCCACTCGGCCGGATCGAACTGCTTCACATCATACATGAAGTAGACGCCGACCGTGATCTTGGCCCCGGCATCAAGCGTAGCGAAAACCGCCGGCACACCATCGGTCGGGATCACCTTGGCCTGCTGGAACCCGGCATCGAGCGCCAGCTTGCGCATATATTCCGCGCCCTCGGGCGTTCCGCGTTTTTCAGCGGCAATGGTGGGGAGGGCGACCCAGTCCGTGAGCGCCTTCACGGTCGCATCATGCTGGGCCTCAACAGTGGCGACGATTTTTTCGCGCTGCGGCG is drawn from Erythrobacter sp. and contains these coding sequences:
- a CDS encoding methyltransferase; this translates as MNTPAIPTIFAARRREARFVRACSRLGQADAARFLADDWIEDTLERLAFLRHAPGRALVLGDWTGDLARQLAATGAEVETPETLDPEQPWPITGLDLIVVAGLLDAINDLPGALIHTRNALAPAGLVIAHFIGGQSLPALRATMFAAEPDRPAARIHPLVDPRAAPALLQRAGWKDPVVDTHHLTVRYSSLDRLIADLRDQGLGNALAKPAAPLGKAALARARAAFSAHADADGKVSESFEIVTLTGRRSLAGT
- a CDS encoding ComF family protein, with protein sequence MAVVAHLSRGMKPLVDLVYPPRCPLCGSALADQGGLCADCWSEIDIPGEGGCDALASWPDLGQSVPVHAATFYNDASRRLVLDFKHGRRIALSALLARLIAARLPAAASGAQPLLVPVPLHRWRLWHRGFNQAALLAGELAKLGRGEALVDGLIRRKRTPSLGGLGRAARERALAGAIVINPRKAGLIAGRDVVLVDDVFTSGATSHACLAALAAAGARSLSVASFARVDDAVPGRGG
- the hisI gene encoding phosphoribosyl-AMP cyclohydrolase, with the translated sequence MADPQLTPEEQENGSVFAPKFDASGLLTAVVVDALTGGVLVVAHMNREALDATLESGRVHFWSRSRGKLWLKGETSGHFLEVAEVLVDCDQDALVIRATPAGPTCHTGAQSCFYRRLEVGEGARALVKVKT
- a CDS encoding MerR family DNA-binding transcriptional regulator, which produces MATAPAPSASAHNPEAEPRRNGAHLDRPDIHAREQFTISDLTSEFGCTARALRFYEDEGLISPARVGLTRVYSKRDRARLAWIMRAKNVGFSLTEIREMIDLYDLDDGRVEQRRVTVEKCRAHIAKLKAQRDDIDSSINELTDFVAEIEKLDLR
- a CDS encoding acyl-CoA dehydrogenase C-terminal domain-containing protein, with the translated sequence MPTYTAPTRDTRFIVNEVLDLASYGNLPGFENATPDMIDTVINEAGKFCAEVLAPVNQAGDEHGCTRHEDGSVTTPPGFKEAYQAFVENGWGTLGQPVEFGGQGLPHVLSFAFEEFSGTANQAFAMYPGLTAGAISAILAKGSDEQKATFVPKMISGEWSGTMNLTEPHCGTDLGMIRTKAVPNGDGTYAITGTKIFISAGEHDLTSNIIHLVLAKTPDAPDSVKGISLFIVPKFILDENGEPGVRNGVTCGSIEKKMGIHGNATCLLNYDGATGYMVGEENKGLAAMFIMMNAARLGVGIQGYAQAEVAYQNAVNYALDRRQGRALTGPADPAAKADPIFVHPDVRRMLMDAKVFTESMRALCLWGALQVDLTHKAQTPEEREAADMLIGLMTPVIKGYGTDKGYDIANNMQQVFGGHGYVREWGMEQFVRDSRIAMIYEGANGVQAMDLCGRKLAMNGGKAIQAFFAMIDEEIAAAKQVPELAGVAERLEKALGEQKAATMWFMQNAMANPNHLGAGAHHYMHIMGIVTLGFFWLKMAKVALAKLAGTPEDKAFYEAKLVSANYYAERFLPDAGALRRKLEAGSEYMMKLPAEAFATAA
- a CDS encoding M20/M25/M40 family metallo-hydrolase, whose product is MKRSLAAMTMAATIALATAPVAAETPQREKIVATVEAQHDATVKALTDWVALPTIAAEKRGTPEGAEYMRKLALDAGFQQAKVIPTDGVPAVFATLDAGAKITVGVYFMYDVKQFDPAEWNTPPLTATLVDRPGEGTAIVGRGMVNQKGPEMAFLAAVKAIQASGRKLPVNLVLVAEGEEEVASTHFDQVVAVPEVQAALSKAIGVFIPAANQNRDGSAGITLGAKGAVEFQLLVGGETSDKYPKTDIHSSNHARIESPAWRLVKALDTLVADDGHTPTIDGWFENVQPLSPRQKELIAQSVKPGAEAGEKALLGVGRWINDEDYTTSLERFFSQPTVNIQGLVAGYTGEGGKTVLPGRAEAKLEFRLVPNMTKAEAVSKLQAHLARRGFDDVRVTVSGGYGPNETAEDSALIRAQKKLFDAQGIPYTIRPRNAGSWPGVIFNGPPLNLPASQFGLGRGGGAHAPNEWFLIESSDPKVYGLDEVTMAYVDYLYVLAEEAAKK